From the genome of Ornithobacterium rhinotracheale, one region includes:
- a CDS encoding SPOR domain-containing protein — MKKFLSLFICLYIGVSFGQISVVDSISGGSYTIEANQVIDSLISKETSQKCLKRKANLDTPKKESENFDICARTPKVKGYRIQIRYTKDRSLANSVINEFKRNFPDLSSEMVYTRPDYRVLVGEYFTKRSAATDMVRIKKKYPGAFFVQWAVWCRRAK, encoded by the coding sequence ATGAAAAAGTTTTTGTCTTTATTTATATGCCTTTACATTGGGGTGAGCTTTGGGCAAATCTCGGTTGTGGATAGCATATCTGGTGGTTCTTACACTATTGAAGCTAATCAAGTTATTGATTCTCTTATTTCAAAAGAGACAAGCCAAAAGTGCTTGAAAAGAAAAGCGAATTTGGACACACCTAAGAAAGAAAGTGAGAATTTTGATATTTGTGCAAGAACTCCAAAGGTGAAAGGATACAGAATTCAAATTCGATACACAAAGGATAGAAGCCTTGCAAATAGTGTGATAAATGAATTTAAAAGAAATTTCCCAGATTTATCTTCTGAAATGGTGTACACTCGCCCAGACTATCGTGTGCTTGTGGGAGAATACTTTACTAAGCGTTCTGCCGCAACAGATATGGTGCGCATCAAGAAAAAATACCCTGGGGCATTTTTCGTGCAGTGGGCAGTATGGTGTCGTAGAGCAAAATAA
- a CDS encoding TAT-variant-translocated molybdopterin oxidoreductase, with translation MASNKKYRGSIEELYNDSLTEKLAANEFAEELPVDEFLGDKKTMETSKTSRRDFLKFLGFSTAAATLAACEGPVIKSVPYVVKPIDVTPGVPTYYASTMYDGYDYASVLVKTREGRPIKVEPNKELKHFGDANARVQASVLSLYDSNRIKDPALNGEKSDWATVDKTIQQKLSNLGGKKVVLLTPSLPSPSVKAIIGSFASKYGAEHIVFDAVDASPALDAAEEVFGTRALPYYDLSSTELVVGFNADFLHSHNGISLEKSYAAARKPSEKMLRHIQVEANLSLTGSNADSRFPLKPSEIYKVLAEVYTALHGGTTSNATAKVIAQELQAKGSKAVVLVDGPKEAQVLGHLINKTLGANAVTGKANLLKESNIAKFKQFVNDAKAGQVGALFIYEANPVANSFYGAEIKEALKKIPLSVGLLSVNDETAKSVNVLAPVNHWLESWGDFIPLSGVYALQQPTIQPVLNTRQFQESLLVWLGDSKAPASATEESPAAQEAESIATALGIEDNSYYSYLKKFATQYLGETSFNQALYNGAVETETGEALTYVGGDAQAAVSALKAVKTADWEIQLYTKVGMGDGRQATNPWLQELPDPVTRTSWDNYFTMNPLDAEKEGIEMWNYGNERNGRMELNGVYYTAKVNGVSIKAPVFVQPGQARGTLGIALGYGVSGKIAEANALENIGVNAYPIYKNGQLNAPIEALNNEGGSHPFANIQVMNTLMGRYEIAREASLDQFLNEDPEEWNEPAVMDTFMGEKTSVKKVDLWQSFDSADGPHFNLSIDLNACTGCAACIIACHAENNVPVVGKDEIRRSRDMHWLRIDRYYSDNMQVVQPERYPYTQKEALEDTNYNEPSQYKVLVKPAAENPDVIFQPMMCQHCNHAPCETVCPVAATSHGKQGQNMMAYNRCVGTRYCANNCPYKVRRFNWFNYSQNSKFDFNMNNDLGRMVLNPDVVVRQRGVMEKCSLCIQMTQATILKAKKAGRRVKDGEFQTACTKACSTGAMVFGDINDPSAQVVSLKKDKRKYEVLEEVGTQPNVFYHVKIRNRKNK, from the coding sequence ATGGCTTCTAATAAGAAATATAGAGGTAGTATAGAAGAATTATACAACGATTCTTTAACCGAGAAACTTGCAGCAAACGAGTTTGCGGAAGAGTTACCAGTTGACGAATTTTTAGGAGACAAGAAAACGATGGAGACCTCAAAGACTTCTCGTAGAGATTTCTTGAAATTCCTAGGGTTCAGTACAGCAGCGGCTACATTGGCGGCTTGCGAGGGCCCAGTGATAAAATCGGTGCCTTATGTGGTGAAACCAATTGATGTAACCCCAGGGGTGCCTACTTATTACGCATCTACTATGTATGATGGGTATGATTACGCAAGCGTGCTTGTGAAAACAAGAGAGGGGAGACCAATAAAAGTGGAACCAAACAAAGAATTAAAACACTTTGGCGATGCCAATGCAAGAGTCCAAGCCTCGGTTTTGTCTTTGTATGATTCTAATAGAATTAAAGACCCCGCATTAAATGGTGAAAAATCTGATTGGGCAACCGTTGATAAAACCATTCAGCAGAAGCTTAGCAATTTAGGCGGCAAAAAAGTTGTGTTGCTCACGCCATCACTGCCAAGCCCGTCGGTCAAGGCGATTATTGGTAGTTTTGCCAGTAAATATGGCGCAGAGCATATCGTATTTGATGCCGTAGATGCAAGCCCTGCCCTTGATGCCGCAGAAGAGGTCTTTGGTACAAGAGCTTTGCCGTATTATGACTTATCAAGCACTGAATTAGTCGTAGGCTTCAATGCAGATTTCTTGCATTCGCACAACGGAATTTCTCTTGAAAAATCATATGCAGCCGCTCGAAAACCGAGTGAAAAAATGCTTCGCCATATTCAAGTAGAGGCCAATTTAAGCTTAACAGGTTCTAATGCAGATTCAAGGTTTCCATTAAAGCCATCTGAGATTTATAAGGTATTGGCAGAGGTTTATACCGCTTTGCACGGCGGCACTACCTCCAATGCTACTGCAAAAGTGATTGCGCAAGAGCTCCAAGCCAAGGGCAGCAAGGCCGTAGTCCTAGTAGATGGGCCAAAAGAAGCACAAGTTTTAGGACATTTAATTAATAAAACCTTAGGCGCAAATGCCGTGACAGGGAAAGCGAATTTGCTGAAAGAAAGTAACATTGCTAAATTTAAGCAATTTGTAAATGATGCAAAAGCTGGGCAAGTAGGAGCTTTGTTCATCTATGAGGCAAATCCAGTGGCCAACTCATTCTATGGAGCAGAGATTAAAGAAGCCTTGAAGAAAATCCCGCTATCGGTGGGCTTATTGAGTGTAAATGATGAGACAGCAAAAAGCGTAAATGTCTTAGCCCCAGTGAATCATTGGTTAGAAAGTTGGGGAGATTTCATTCCACTTTCAGGGGTGTATGCTTTGCAACAACCTACGATTCAGCCAGTTTTGAATACAAGACAATTTCAAGAGTCGCTCCTAGTGTGGCTCGGAGATAGTAAAGCACCAGCTTCAGCTACGGAGGAATCGCCAGCTGCTCAAGAGGCAGAAAGTATTGCCACAGCCTTAGGCATAGAAGATAATTCGTATTATAGCTATTTAAAGAAATTTGCCACTCAGTACCTTGGTGAAACTTCGTTTAATCAAGCTTTGTATAATGGCGCGGTAGAGACGGAAACTGGCGAAGCCTTGACTTATGTAGGAGGCGATGCACAGGCAGCCGTTTCGGCTTTGAAAGCTGTGAAAACCGCTGATTGGGAAATTCAATTATACACCAAAGTAGGAATGGGCGATGGCCGCCAAGCAACAAACCCTTGGCTACAAGAATTGCCAGACCCTGTTACTAGAACCTCTTGGGATAACTACTTTACAATGAATCCGCTAGATGCTGAAAAAGAAGGCATCGAAATGTGGAATTATGGTAACGAACGAAATGGCAGAATGGAGCTAAACGGAGTTTACTACACAGCAAAAGTAAATGGCGTGAGCATCAAAGCGCCCGTTTTTGTTCAGCCGGGGCAAGCCAGAGGTACCTTGGGCATAGCCTTGGGGTATGGCGTTAGTGGAAAAATTGCAGAGGCTAATGCCTTAGAAAATATAGGTGTAAATGCTTATCCAATCTATAAAAATGGACAATTAAATGCACCAATTGAGGCCTTAAATAATGAGGGCGGCTCACACCCATTTGCAAATATTCAAGTGATGAATACGCTGATGGGGCGCTATGAAATTGCAAGAGAGGCATCACTAGACCAGTTTTTAAATGAAGACCCAGAAGAGTGGAACGAGCCTGCTGTGATGGATACCTTTATGGGAGAAAAAACCTCCGTCAAGAAGGTGGACTTGTGGCAAAGCTTTGACAGTGCAGATGGGCCTCACTTTAATCTATCTATCGACTTGAATGCTTGTACAGGCTGTGCCGCTTGTATCATCGCGTGCCACGCAGAAAATAATGTGCCAGTGGTAGGCAAAGATGAGATTAGACGCTCCCGCGATATGCATTGGCTAAGAATCGACCGATATTACTCAGATAATATGCAAGTCGTTCAGCCAGAGAGATATCCATATACCCAGAAAGAAGCATTAGAGGATACTAATTACAATGAGCCTTCGCAGTATAAAGTATTGGTTAAGCCAGCGGCAGAAAATCCAGATGTAATCTTTCAGCCGATGATGTGCCAGCACTGTAACCACGCTCCGTGCGAAACGGTGTGTCCTGTGGCGGCGACTTCTCACGGCAAGCAAGGCCAAAATATGATGGCTTATAACCGATGTGTGGGGACACGCTATTGTGCAAATAACTGCCCATACAAGGTGAGAAGATTTAACTGGTTTAACTATTCTCAAAATAGTAAGTTTGACTTTAATATGAATAACGACCTAGGTCGTATGGTACTGAACCCTGATGTAGTAGTTCGTCAGAGAGGTGTAATGGAGAAATGCTCTTTGTGTATTCAAATGACGCAGGCCACAATTCTAAAAGCTAAAAAGGCAGGTAGAAGAGTGAAGGACGGTGAATTCCAAACAGCATGTACAAAGGCTTGCTCAACAGGCGCTATGGTATTTGGAGATATAAATGACCCAAGTGCGCAAGTGGTGAGCTTGAAGAAAGACAAGCGCAAGTATGAGGTGCTAGAAGAAGTGGGTACGCAGCCCAATGTATTCTACCATGTGAAAATTAGAAATAGAAAAAATAAATAA
- a CDS encoding TIGR01777 family oxidoreductase, with protein MKIVISGGTGYLGSLLVDYYKTKADVYVLTRSIKKELPASVKQVVWDAKNIGDWRECLENADVLINLAGKNINTRMTEKNKRKILQSRIASTEVLGKAIEECENPPKMWLNASSVAIYDESRREEKTEFSELDGTDFLSEVSRKWEMAFYRYAEGKTKKVVFRISLVLGDHKGSALHSLKKLVQFGGGGKAGNGTQMVSWVSEKDFVRAISYIVKHELEGDFNIANGSAVSNKLLMEMLRKKYNRSFGLSAPKLLIKLGGEVIGTPPELILRSQNVIPKRLWKAGFNFLHESVLDI; from the coding sequence ATGAAAATTGTAATTTCTGGAGGAACAGGTTATCTAGGCAGTTTGCTTGTCGATTATTATAAAACCAAGGCAGATGTTTATGTGCTCACGCGAAGCATAAAAAAAGAATTACCAGCATCGGTAAAGCAAGTGGTGTGGGATGCTAAAAATATAGGCGACTGGAGAGAGTGTTTAGAAAACGCCGATGTGCTGATTAACTTGGCAGGGAAAAACATCAATACCCGAATGACTGAAAAGAATAAGCGAAAAATTTTACAATCAAGGATTGCCTCTACAGAGGTGCTGGGTAAAGCCATTGAAGAATGTGAAAATCCACCTAAAATGTGGCTAAATGCATCTTCGGTAGCGATTTATGATGAAAGTAGAAGAGAAGAAAAAACAGAATTTTCAGAATTAGACGGCACCGATTTTTTATCTGAAGTCAGCCGAAAGTGGGAAATGGCATTTTACCGTTATGCCGAAGGAAAAACCAAAAAAGTGGTATTTAGAATCTCACTTGTTTTGGGCGACCATAAAGGAAGTGCATTGCATTCGCTCAAAAAACTTGTTCAGTTTGGGGGCGGCGGCAAAGCCGGCAACGGAACGCAAATGGTGAGCTGGGTGAGCGAAAAAGATTTTGTGCGAGCTATTTCTTACATCGTAAAACACGAATTGGAGGGCGATTTCAATATTGCTAATGGCAGTGCCGTCAGCAATAAATTATTGATGGAAATGCTACGCAAGAAATACAATCGCTCGTTTGGGCTTTCAGCCCCTAAGCTTTTGATTAAATTAGGGGGAGAAGTCATCGGCACACCGCCAGAGTTGATTTTAAGGAGCCAGAATGTAATCCCTAAACGATTATGGAAGGCTGGTTTTAACTTCTTGCACGAATCCGTTTTAGATATTTAA
- the rocD gene encoding ornithine--oxo-acid transaminase: protein MANYTSQELIELENQYGAHNYHPLPVVLERGQGVYVWDVEGKKYFDFLSAYSAVNQGHCHPRIVETTKKQAEKLCLTSRAFHNSELGKYEKLLAELMNMDRVLPMNSGAEAVETALKITRKWGYEKKGIPAEQGVIVVANGNFHGRTTTIISFSNDDNAREHFGPYTPGFISVPYDDAEALQKVLEENPNVVGFLVEPIQGEAGVYVPKDGYLKACASLCEKHNVLFIADEIQTGIARTGKMLACDHEGVKPDVLTLGKALSGGFYPVSAVLAKDEVMEVLRPGQHGSTFGGNPLACAIATEALQVVIDERLAENAEQMGIFFREEMQKIIDKYSDLVTLVRGKGLLNAIVINDTEDSETAWELCLAMKENGLLAKPTHGNIIRFAPPLVINKAQLTQCLEIIEKSIREFSRNDSKV from the coding sequence ATGGCAAATTACACATCTCAAGAATTAATAGAATTAGAAAATCAATATGGAGCACACAACTATCATCCGCTACCCGTAGTGCTAGAGCGGGGGCAAGGTGTATATGTGTGGGATGTAGAGGGAAAGAAATATTTTGATTTCCTTTCGGCATATTCTGCGGTAAACCAAGGGCACTGCCATCCACGCATTGTGGAAACGACCAAAAAACAAGCCGAAAAACTTTGTCTCACTTCGAGAGCTTTTCATAATTCAGAATTGGGAAAATACGAAAAATTATTGGCAGAACTCATGAATATGGATCGTGTGTTGCCGATGAATTCTGGAGCTGAGGCGGTGGAAACAGCATTGAAAATCACTCGAAAATGGGGCTATGAAAAAAAAGGCATCCCTGCCGAGCAGGGTGTTATTGTTGTGGCTAATGGGAATTTCCATGGACGCACGACTACGATAATTTCGTTCTCTAATGATGACAATGCAAGGGAGCATTTTGGGCCCTATACTCCAGGATTTATTTCTGTACCTTATGACGATGCAGAGGCTTTGCAAAAAGTATTGGAAGAAAATCCCAATGTGGTAGGTTTTCTCGTGGAGCCAATTCAGGGTGAGGCAGGCGTGTATGTGCCAAAAGATGGTTATTTAAAAGCCTGTGCCAGTTTGTGTGAAAAGCACAATGTACTTTTCATTGCAGATGAAATTCAGACAGGAATTGCCCGCACTGGTAAAATGCTTGCTTGCGACCACGAGGGCGTGAAGCCAGATGTGCTCACACTTGGAAAAGCACTTTCGGGTGGATTCTATCCCGTTTCGGCGGTATTGGCAAAAGATGAGGTAATGGAAGTGTTGCGTCCAGGGCAGCATGGGTCTACTTTTGGCGGAAATCCATTGGCATGTGCCATTGCTACCGAGGCTTTGCAAGTTGTAATCGATGAGAGATTAGCCGAAAATGCCGAGCAAATGGGGATTTTCTTTAGAGAAGAAATGCAGAAAATCATCGATAAATACAGCGATTTAGTTACCTTGGTTAGAGGAAAAGGATTGCTTAATGCCATAGTTATCAACGATACTGAAGATAGCGAAACAGCATGGGAGCTATGTTTAGCCATGAAAGAAAACGGATTGCTTGCCAAACCTACGCACGGAAACATTATTCGTTTTGCACCGCCACTTGTTATTAATAAAGCACAACTCACTCAATGTTTAGAAATTATAGAAAAAAGCATTAGAGAATTTTCCAGAAATGATAGTAAAGTGTAA
- a CDS encoding cytochrome c, whose product MKKLIILAGFTLALISCGPGENPAPVYMPDMYYSNAYEPYAQSTFGYPKASDDQDVYAFQRNHHSSALMPVEGTVAHTESGLLPYELPNTNEGYEASKSLKSPLDSLNRDQDLKRGEKLFGQACVACHGEKGDGQGPIVVSGAFLGVPNYKDREITVGSVHHVIMYGRNAMGSYASHFTDDDRWRVAEYVMELRNK is encoded by the coding sequence ATGAAAAAATTAATTATACTTGCAGGTTTTACATTAGCACTTATCTCGTGTGGGCCAGGAGAAAACCCTGCGCCAGTTTATATGCCAGATATGTATTATTCTAATGCTTATGAGCCTTATGCGCAATCTACATTTGGCTATCCAAAAGCCTCAGATGACCAAGATGTGTATGCATTTCAGAGAAATCATCACAGCTCTGCACTTATGCCCGTAGAGGGAACCGTGGCACACACAGAATCAGGACTTTTGCCATATGAATTGCCTAACACGAATGAAGGCTATGAAGCTTCTAAGAGTCTAAAATCTCCACTAGATTCTCTTAATAGAGATCAAGATCTGAAAAGGGGAGAAAAGCTATTTGGTCAAGCTTGTGTTGCATGCCACGGAGAGAAAGGTGATGGACAAGGCCCAATTGTAGTTTCAGGAGCATTCTTAGGTGTACCTAACTATAAGGATCGTGAAATCACAGTAGGTTCTGTGCACCATGTAATTATGTACGGAAGAAATGCTATGGGATCTTATGCCTCTCACTTTACTGATGACGATAGATGGCGTGTCGCTGAATATGTAATGGAATTAAGAAATAAATAA
- a CDS encoding DUF3341 domain-containing protein has translation MSTTMNTKIYALYGDDDILVSAVTSLRKKGVNIKDVYTPFPVHGLDKALGLKKTRISDLAFIYGAYGLLLMIVTTWYMMIYDWPQNIGGKPSFTWGENATAFAVPMFEMTVFFAAHLMSITYLIRCSLYPGAKAKNPDPRTTDDKFLIEVESDDVENLKNMFIDSGAEEVSVKRAVN, from the coding sequence ATGAGCACGACAATGAACACTAAGATTTATGCCCTTTATGGAGACGATGATATTCTGGTAAGTGCTGTAACATCACTTCGCAAAAAAGGAGTGAATATCAAAGATGTTTATACGCCATTTCCAGTACACGGTTTAGATAAAGCACTTGGGCTAAAGAAAACAAGAATTTCAGATTTAGCTTTCATTTATGGTGCTTATGGATTATTGCTAATGATCGTTACCACTTGGTATATGATGATCTATGATTGGCCTCAAAACATTGGAGGTAAACCAAGTTTTACTTGGGGAGAAAATGCTACTGCGTTTGCTGTGCCAATGTTTGAGATGACGGTTTTCTTTGCAGCTCACTTAATGTCTATCACTTATTTAATAAGATGTAGCCTTTACCCTGGAGCTAAAGCAAAGAATCCAGACCCGAGAACTACCGACGATAAATTCTTAATCGAAGTAGAGTCGGATGATGTTGAGAATTTGAAGAATATGTTTATCGATTCAGGTGCCGAAGAGGTTTCTGTGAAAAGAGCAGTAAATTAA
- a CDS encoding c-type cytochrome: MAYLRKLKWNCIAGIILCVMFSVTYAQDAEAINGDPNKGKELFNAQCAACHQLDKKMVGPALGGVVERLQTEQGLGREWLQKWIKDNKSLRESGDKYANKVYEDNGGVAMTAFPNLTDQEIDDILAYTTNPPAEKEEQQVAPQTEEKESGSLSAGPIVVGFAVIACLLIWMLFRVNSLNQLSLEETLVEGEELRKPSFKELIIKNRKYINLVLGALTLLALYGLWQALLGVDVNKGYRPEQPIYFSHKIHAGEQGIDCQMCHTSAKYGRVSGIPSTNVCMNCHYSIQEYKGDYVEKGKTKKTYTEEIQKIYEYSGFDKNTMTYTGETKPIEWVRVHNMPDFVHFNHAQHVVVGEEAIKKAKNVDQVCYACHGRVDEMDVVQMANDFTMGWCVDCHRETQVDMENGYNKAYYSELHEKLKKQYGEKATITVDAIGGLECAKCHY; encoded by the coding sequence ATGGCGTATTTGCGAAAACTTAAATGGAATTGTATTGCAGGGATTATACTATGTGTAATGTTCTCTGTAACCTATGCCCAAGATGCGGAGGCAATCAATGGCGACCCTAATAAGGGGAAAGAATTGTTTAATGCCCAATGTGCCGCTTGCCACCAGTTGGATAAAAAAATGGTGGGGCCAGCGCTAGGAGGCGTGGTGGAGAGGCTACAAACGGAGCAAGGGCTTGGCAGAGAGTGGCTACAAAAATGGATTAAAGATAATAAGTCGCTGCGCGAGTCTGGCGATAAGTATGCCAACAAGGTTTATGAAGATAATGGCGGAGTGGCTATGACTGCCTTCCCAAATTTGACAGACCAAGAGATTGATGATATATTAGCGTATACCACCAATCCGCCAGCTGAAAAAGAGGAGCAGCAGGTAGCACCACAGACCGAGGAAAAAGAGAGTGGAAGCCTCTCAGCAGGGCCAATCGTAGTAGGGTTTGCCGTGATAGCGTGCTTGCTTATCTGGATGCTTTTCCGTGTAAATAGCCTAAATCAATTAAGTTTAGAAGAGACTTTGGTGGAGGGTGAGGAGCTTCGTAAGCCATCATTTAAAGAATTAATAATAAAGAATAGAAAGTATATAAACCTTGTGCTAGGAGCCCTCACGTTGCTAGCCCTTTATGGGCTGTGGCAAGCTCTTCTCGGTGTAGATGTTAATAAAGGCTATCGCCCAGAGCAGCCAATTTATTTCTCGCATAAAATTCACGCAGGGGAGCAAGGTATTGACTGCCAAATGTGCCATACCAGCGCTAAATATGGTAGAGTTTCAGGAATTCCGTCTACCAATGTATGTATGAATTGCCACTACTCTATCCAAGAGTACAAGGGAGACTATGTGGAGAAAGGGAAAACTAAGAAAACCTATACAGAGGAAATCCAAAAAATCTACGAATATTCAGGATTTGATAAAAATACAATGACCTACACCGGCGAAACCAAGCCAATCGAGTGGGTGAGAGTACATAATATGCCAGATTTTGTGCACTTTAACCACGCACAGCACGTTGTAGTGGGAGAGGAGGCAATCAAAAAGGCTAAGAATGTAGACCAAGTATGCTATGCCTGCCACGGCAGAGTAGATGAGATGGATGTTGTGCAGATGGCAAATGACTTCACTATGGGCTGGTGCGTTGATTGTCACAGAGAGACACAGGTGGATATGGAGAATGGATACAACAAAGCGTATTACTCAGAATTGCACGAAAAACTTAAAAAACAGTATGGCGAAAAGGCTACAATCACTGTTGATGCAATTGGAGGATTGGAATGTGCTAAATGTCACTATTAA
- a CDS encoding cell division ATP-binding protein FtsE, whose product MAENIIELKDVDVYQKDFLVLNNVDFRLERGEFAYLIGKTGSGKSSLLKVLYSDLPLQRGEGSVAGFDLAKLGTRKIPFLRRKLGIVFQDFQLLTDRNIEKNLIFVLKATGWSDRTDIDNRINEVLELVGMATKKHKMPHEISGGEQQRIAIARALLNHPELILADEPTGNLDPATSVEIMTLIKKISEQNNMAVLMATHDYSLIKKFPAKTFRCENGKVIMGESETLFLD is encoded by the coding sequence ATGGCAGAAAATATCATAGAATTGAAAGATGTAGATGTGTATCAAAAAGATTTCTTGGTACTTAACAATGTGGATTTCCGATTGGAGCGCGGCGAGTTTGCCTACCTCATCGGGAAGACGGGCAGCGGCAAAAGTAGCTTGCTCAAAGTCCTATACAGCGACCTGCCATTGCAACGCGGCGAGGGCAGTGTTGCAGGATTTGATTTAGCCAAGCTCGGCACGCGCAAAATCCCTTTTTTAAGAAGGAAATTAGGCATCGTGTTCCAAGACTTTCAATTGTTGACGGATAGAAATATTGAGAAAAACCTGATTTTTGTGCTAAAAGCCACTGGCTGGTCCGATAGAACGGATATTGATAACCGAATCAATGAAGTGCTGGAACTTGTGGGAATGGCTACCAAAAAACACAAAATGCCCCACGAAATTTCAGGCGGAGAGCAGCAGCGTATAGCCATCGCGCGCGCCTTGCTCAATCACCCTGAACTTATCTTGGCCGATGAGCCTACGGGAAATTTAGACCCTGCCACCTCTGTGGAAATTATGACTTTGATTAAGAAAATTTCTGAGCAAAATAATATGGCGGTGCTTATGGCCACACACGATTATTCGCTCATTAAGAAATTCCCCGCAAAAACCTTCCGCTGCGAAAACGGAAAGGTGATTATGGGAGAAAGCGAGACTTTGTTTTTGGATTAA